The genomic region TTCAGGGCCTTTGAGCAGCTGCTCCCTTGCCCAGCTTCACCACCCTGCCCTCAACAGAGGACTCTGCCTCTGCTTAGAGAAGCTTCCCGTCTCCATCCATGTCAGATCCTTCTATCCACCCAGGGGTTCTCCCTCTTCATTTactccccttctctcttgcctctctgtTCAAGTCAGCAGACCAACCTCGAAAGTCACACCATCCCCGATTCCTTCTAGACTGGTTTAAGGCACTCCCCATGCTCTTAAAGCACCCCTCCATTTTGCACCTGAATTGCAATTGTCCAGCAAGCTCCTGGAGTGTAAGTGCACTTTCTTCCTCATGCCCACATCCCCAGGGCTCTTACCATGGCTGGGGCTCAATATAGCTcttgaataaaacaaagataaggaatttccttatctttaaagaTAGGCTCATTATTCAAGTTTTTCATATCATTAGGTAAACTGCAGAGATTAGAACTTGCATGAAACACTTCATGTTCTGACATTTTGGCCTCTGTTAATAATACTTCTAAGAGAGCTTGCTAGTGATATTAGCATCTACTTATCATTTAAGGCAAGGTTCCCCAACGTGGCTGCAACTGAGAATCTCCTGGAGATGTCTCTGATGTGTAAATGTCAGGACCCCACACAAAGAGATTTTGATTCCGCTGATTTGAGGTTGGGTTCCCAGGGATTTGGTCATGGACTGTGGACCAATGCTTGGGAATCTTACAGGGCCTTGCTGAATTGTTAGAAGCATCTGCAAAATTCCTATAGAATTCCACTATCAGACATTCAGTGTGTTCTAGCTTGGACTTTCAGATATACTAATTTTTTCCTCCAATGAAGATAAACTCTTTGTGTACAGGGATTGTATTTGATGTTCCTTTGTATGTGTTAATCTTATACAACAAGAATTCATAAATGGATGAAATCTTGCTGAATTtaaactttcttctttccttcctcccttccatccttcctttcctccctcctttacGCTTCCCCTGCAAATgataagtgtgtatatatgtattatatgtatgcatgcatgtactcagcatgcatgtatacacacgtgtatatgcatgcatgtatatacatgtgtgtatgtatgcgtatatatatgcatatgtgtataagtatgtgtgtgtgtgcatgcacttgtgtgtatgtgtgggtataCACTCATGCACTTACATGATGGGAAGGACCAGTCATTTACCTGGATAAGGCGCACAGGATTCTGCATGATGTCCTCTCCCCCAAAAAGGTAGAGTCTTTGGTCTTTCACAGCGACTGCAGGGTGGAGAACCCCCACTGGCATGCTGGCCATACTCTCCCAGATGTTCAAGATGCTGTTGTATCTCTCCATGGAGCCCATGACTTCCTGCCCTTCTCCAATCCCCCCAATGGAAAAGATGAAGTTCTTATGGGTAGTGCTTTTATGCGAGTAGCGGGCGACCAGCATGGGCTGCCCCAGCCTCCACTGATTGAGCTTCAGGGAGTAGATGTAGATGTTGTGGCTGGGCATGTTCTTCCCTGTGCCGATAGCCATGCCTCCCAGCACATAGATGCTGCGGTGCAAAGTGACAGCTGAGGCCTTGTACAGCCGGGTCGGGAGTTTGGCAAGGTTCTGCCACTGGCCGGTCTGTCTGTTGTACAGCAGAACGTCCCTGGTGGTCTGCTGgctgtccttccttccacccaAGAGGACGAGGAAATCTTGGTAAGAGGTTCTTGGGGGGACATGCCATGGAGGTTGGAGGTCTGGGGCACTGGTGGCACTGTGCAAAGCAAACATCTGCCTCTTGGCTGTCTCCAGGATGGTCTGGCATGAGGGCGAGGACTGAAGGAGGGCATTGTTGGCGATGAAATGGTGGAAGAAGGCCGGGTGGATGTACTGAAGCCTGACTTGCTTGAATAGCTCCTGCACGTGTCGTTTCCGGGCCTGGAGGTCATGCTTGACCCAAACCATGAGGGCCTCAAACACCTTTTCCTCCtccgcacagagcccgtcgtCCCCCAGATAGTCTCTCAATTCCAAGACGCAGAGCTCCTTCAGGTCTGCCGATGCAGCCACCTCTGGAAAACACGTCAGGGCCACCTCCCTGGCTTTCTTCTTGAGGCTCTCACAACTTAAGATTTCAGAGAGTCTGATCATGCCCAAGCAGTTGCCGGGGGTCAGCTGGCTCTGGAGGTAGGAGGAGCAGGCCTCCAGAAGCTTGGGATACTGTAGCATGGAGGCTGCCTCCATCAAGGGCAGGACGTTCTCAGCCGTGATGCGCACCTCCCCAGTGTACACATACGAGATGATCTGGTCCAGAGTTGGGGGGTCGATGCCCCTCAGCTGGACTTTGGGCTCGCTTCTCTCCCGGAAGTTGCTGCAGAACATGGCCCTGAAGTAGGGGCTGCTGGAGGCCAGCACACTTCGGTGGCAGGGGACCTCCCAGGTCCCGGTACAGATGCTCACATCAGTCAGCATCCTGTTTTGCCTTAAGCCATTGAGCTGCCTCAGTAAGTCAGAG from Panthera tigris isolate Pti1 chromosome F2, P.tigris_Pti1_mat1.1, whole genome shotgun sequence harbors:
- the KLHL38 gene encoding kelch-like protein 38 encodes the protein MLPLGTSSPPCRMDEELPDELLFKDHDFSSDLLRQLNGLRQNRMLTDVSICTGTWEVPCHRSVLASSSPYFRAMFCSNFRERSEPKVQLRGIDPPTLDQIISYVYTGEVRITAENVLPLMEAASMLQYPKLLEACSSYLQSQLTPGNCLGMIRLSEILSCESLKKKAREVALTCFPEVAASADLKELCVLELRDYLGDDGLCAEEEKVFEALMVWVKHDLQARKRHVQELFKQVRLQYIHPAFFHHFIANNALLQSSPSCQTILETAKRQMFALHSATSAPDLQPPWHVPPRTSYQDFLVLLGGRKDSQQTTRDVLLYNRQTGQWQNLAKLPTRLYKASAVTLHRSIYVLGGMAIGTGKNMPSHNIYIYSLKLNQWRLGQPMLVARYSHKSTTHKNFIFSIGGIGEGQEVMGSMERYNSILNIWESMASMPVGVLHPAVAVKDQRLYLFGGEDIMQNPVRLIQVYHISRNTWFKMETRMIKNVCAPAVVLGERIVIVGGYTRRILAYDPQSNKFVKCADMKDRRMHHGATVMGNKIYVTGGRRLTTDCNIEDLASFDCYDPETDTWTSQGQLPHKLFDHACLTLQCIPHTPTFS